DNA from Prunus persica cultivar Lovell chromosome G6, Prunus_persica_NCBIv2, whole genome shotgun sequence:
TCTCTGTGCTTCGGGAAAGAATGGAAATCAAGGTATGGTTATTGTAATGTATTGcagattttcatttgttgcaattttagcagaaactgcattgcagtttcttgtttcataattcgattttattaatattttttgcaTGTCTGTGGGAATGTTGTAACTGCTCATGaacttaaatgtgttttaaacttagttttagtacttggATCATGGATTTGGCTTTTGGTTTCCTTTCAAATTTGAGcagatttgttttcataaactgcactgcagtttcccgtttttgcttatacttgtgcttttggttttgttttgcagggttTTATCCTCTAGCTTTTGGAGTTGTTGATTATGAGACAGAGGAGAATTGGACTtggtttcttcaacatttggcTTCTGTATTGCTACCGATGGGGAGAGTGGATACCTTTTTCTCGGACCGCAATCAAGGTTTGTTAAATGCAATGGGGTTTGTGTTTCCCGGATGGCCTCATTCTTACTGTTATTATCACCTCAAACAGAATTTGATATCAAAGTACCCAAAGTCAGGTTATGGGAAACTGCTCCAAGACCgtgttatcaatttatttagtagATGCGCATATGCTGTTACGGAGGAAGAGTTTAAGGTAGCAATGGAGGAGTTGGTGATTGTTGGGAGTTCGAAAGTGAAGGCATTTATATCTGATTTGTCTAGAGATCACTATGCCAACGCATTTTTCAAAGGAATGCGTTATGGGGAGATGGCAAACAGTTTAGCGGAGTCCTTTAATAATTGGGTTGGTGTGTTTCGAGATTTGCCGGTGCTACCTTTGATAGAAGGGATTCGACAGAAATTGATGGTATTGAATTCTCAACGACGATTTGAAGCGGAGAAGTGGACAACAGTTTTGTGTCCGGAGATGGAAACTAGACTCTGTGAAAATGCGAAGGCCGGTAGGACTTGGGCAGTTCGTCGTTCTAATTGCACTGTTTTTGAAGTATTTGCTGATTATTCTGTGATGGTTGATCTCGAGCAAAGGACTTGTTCTTGCCGTCTTTGGCAAATTGACGGTTTTCCTTGCACACATGCGGTGGCTGCAATCCTAGCAAAGAGAGATTCAGTTTATGATTACGTGGAGTGTTACTACAAAACCGACTTCTTTCGAAAAGCCTATGAGAGTCCTATTTTTCCTATTCCAGATATTGGGAAAGGATTGGGCAGCAATGGTTCTGCAGCTGGAGTTGTGCTTCCGCCAATTACAAAGAGGCCAGCCGGAAGACCACCAACAAAGaggatcaaagtttttggtgaatttaaaaGGCCATTGAAATGCAGTCGGTGCAGTGTTGCTGGGCACAATAGGAAGACTTGCAAGGCTATTATATGAACACTCCTTctcatttgacaattttttattttagatatgGTTTAGCGAATGTATAGTCAGTTTCTGCGtttgaaaggacccgccccgaattttctcaaaatccgagacgaaccctttggaattcctgacatcaccccgatgtcaggcccacttaccaaaaaccgagacttcctgccaaaatttcggcagagtctcccctataaattggacttttcccaaaatttcaacctgcataaaaacgcatttaatatccacaactggcagcatacacaatataatttcatgcaattcacacaaatggccttcggccttccaataattctccaacaactaccaaacaattcaaataccaaatatgacaaatatttagtctgcggctgcacctaataaccttaggctgcctacgtaccctccttgagggatcaagccacacgtagttcttccctaaaactcAATTCCCtacttgggcgataccttatttcatttctttgtatttcacataatctccccatacgccggtacaaccaacgccacgtatggggcctgtcaacacgccggataacctacgccacgtgcgaccatgccatactatcataatatctccccatacgccggtacaaccaacgccacgtatggggtctgtctcaacgccggataacctacgccacgtgagacctgcacatcatatcacaaatctccccatacgccggtacaaccaacgtcacgtatggggtctgtcgacacgccggataacctacgccacatgcgacctcaacacaacatcatatagctccccatacgccggtacaaccaacgccacgtatggggcctgtctcaacgccggataacctacgccacgtgagacctgaacaacatatcacatctctccccatacgccggtacaaccaacgccacgtatggggcctgtcccaacgccggataacctacgccacgtgggacctaactttcactttgTGGTACTTGTAGCGAATCCAAAatccgaggaggtacctaaagtagtgcgtatagcactccaaactgacattctagactctgttgtacccttgtacaaccatatataattataactaCATCAATTAAtcctaatattgtgtaaccctccacaatcatctagcacccgataatccctctaggaaaggtgagattactccgggagactcacggtcaaccaagggtcaaactactctaaccctggtcaaacggacctgcggaactcacgacctccaatttccgatccgaaggtccctatgggttctaccaggtataggacacttgtcctgcaagtttggttcagatcggaaggtcggattgctcacgatcgcacgatctgacggttaatataaaatataaacttaaaattattattcggaacatccggggctccgattcacgatccgtgaattcctacacgatcctagaattacctagattaacatatattaaatttggaaccatccgacggtcccaacctatcgaacccggataacgcataatatgcgattatccattcgatagtcaaacgacgtccgaattgagatccgcgaaatcctacgcactcgtgacggCACGAGGATCTCAAAACTGCCCAGAGTTActccaccaccctcgcccacgcgctgccacacgcgcgggcagatcgggtgtccaaagcgattatggTTCGTCGAAAAATCTCGgaaccaagactccaaactcctatcctaggtaaaacacctcatt
Protein-coding regions in this window:
- the LOC109949651 gene encoding uncharacterized protein LOC109949651 gives rise to the protein MEVCVIAKCTYKSETIMFSVSSESSMVDILKTLCLRFRGLQLGCFTLRYSVPSYPSCFLETDSDLDLMRTFLLISNEKTVDILVNDLCRISEYSGDFCVNKELIACEKGESSCSSTVEDRNEFLGRSKRASAKPLLSNEWETYIHHVGQKFDGGAEEFRLKLCKYALEVGFNFLYAGNDKKRVVAVCSNKKLEGCSWRVYASRCEATGSFVIRTLNNVHTCAGRIRESKSKMMRSRVVSSLIVDRIRAKPELKPVEIIHEFKDYYGIDISYYHAWFGKELAKLDVHGDESKSFNELVWYADAVKETNTGSLCTLDCEAGINRFRRFFVSFGGCIAGFQYCIPLLFIDATFLKSKYKGQLLCASGKNGNQGFYPLAFGVVDYETEENWTWFLQHLASVLLPMGRVDTFFSDRNQGLLNAMGFVFPGWPHSYCYYHLKQNLISKYPKSGYGKLLQDRVINLFSRCAYAVTEEEFKVAMEELVIVGSSKVKAFISDLSRDHYANAFFKGMRYGEMANSLAESFNNWVGVFRDLPVLPLIEGIRQKLMVLNSQRRFEAEKWTTVLCPEMETRLCENAKAGRTWAVRRSNCTVFEVFADYSVMVDLEQRTCSCRLWQIDGFPCTHAVAAILAKRDSVYDYVECYYKTDFFRKAYESPIFPIPDIGKGLGSNGSAAGVVLPPITKRPAGRPPTKRIKVFGEFKRPLKCSRCSVAGHNRKTCKAII